Proteins encoded in a region of the Massilia sp. UMI-21 genome:
- a CDS encoding IS1595 family transposase codes for MKTPSFKKWFARLPALNGAQRQQTLAALHPAAGLDRVVALIEQIRAPQRACPRCASQRCHRHGHANGLQRYRCRECGRSFNDLSGTPLARLRLREKWLDYLDALIAATSVRRAALDVGVHRNTAFRWRHRFVDRVKHSQPEQLSGIVEADEMFILESQKGARKLDRAPRKRGGAARKRGISNELDCILVARDRGRQTIGALVGRGALKAVHLERHLLPKLDRQALLVSDANVAYRAFSRKHGIAHQAVNLRAGVRVRRKAGGALHVQNVNAFHQRLRDWLARFRGVASRYLPNYLGWHRVLDRAQVISAEQFLRIAIGVINR; via the coding sequence GTGAAAACACCCAGCTTCAAGAAATGGTTCGCGCGGCTGCCCGCGCTGAACGGGGCGCAGCGCCAACAAACACTGGCGGCATTGCATCCGGCCGCGGGGCTGGACCGGGTCGTCGCCCTCATCGAGCAGATCCGCGCACCCCAACGCGCCTGCCCGCGCTGCGCCTCCCAGCGCTGCCACCGGCACGGCCATGCCAACGGCCTGCAGCGCTATCGCTGCCGGGAATGCGGCCGCAGCTTCAACGACCTGAGCGGCACGCCTTTGGCACGGCTGCGGCTGCGCGAAAAATGGCTCGACTACCTGGACGCATTGATCGCGGCCACATCGGTGCGGCGTGCCGCCCTTGACGTGGGCGTGCACCGCAACACCGCGTTTCGCTGGCGCCACCGCTTCGTCGACCGGGTCAAGCACAGCCAGCCAGAGCAATTGAGCGGCATCGTCGAGGCCGATGAAATGTTCATCCTGGAATCGCAAAAGGGCGCGCGCAAGCTGGACCGGGCGCCGAGAAAGCGTGGCGGCGCGGCGCGCAAACGCGGCATCTCAAACGAGCTCGACTGCATCCTGGTGGCACGCGACCGCGGCAGGCAGACCATCGGCGCGCTGGTCGGGCGCGGGGCCTTGAAGGCGGTGCACCTGGAACGCCACCTGCTGCCCAAGCTCGACCGGCAAGCACTCCTGGTCAGCGACGCCAATGTCGCCTACCGGGCGTTTTCACGCAAACATGGGATCGCCCACCAGGCGGTCAACCTGCGCGCCGGCGTGCGGGTGCGCCGCAAGGCTGGCGGCGCCCTCCACGTCCAGAATGTCAACGCTTTCCACCAGCGTCTGCGCGACTGGCTGGCCCGCTTCCGCGGCGTGGCATCGCGCTACCTGCCGAATTACCTCGGCTGGCACCGGGTGCTCGACCGCGCGCAGGTAATTTCTGCGGAACAGTTCTTACGCATCGCAATCGGGGTCATCAATAGATAA
- a CDS encoding Mth938-like domain-containing protein, with the protein MKLHSDNTQQYQTVTGYDAEGVEINAVRFDYSLTVMPEVPPRPWAVARFEDLSAAHFEEIARDAPDVVVLGTGERQRFVHPKLVASLSARHIGVDCMDSQAACRTYNVLMGEGRKVTLALIIGADA; encoded by the coding sequence ATGAAACTCCATTCCGACAATACCCAGCAATACCAGACCGTGACCGGCTACGATGCCGAGGGGGTCGAGATCAACGCCGTGCGCTTCGACTACAGCCTGACCGTCATGCCGGAAGTGCCGCCGCGGCCCTGGGCCGTGGCGCGCTTCGAAGACCTGAGCGCTGCCCATTTCGAGGAAATCGCCAGGGATGCGCCCGACGTCGTGGTGCTCGGCACCGGCGAGCGCCAGCGTTTCGTCCATCCGAAACTCGTGGCCAGCCTGTCCGCCCGCCACATCGGTGTCGACTGCATGGACAGCCAGGCCGCCTGCCGCACCTACAACGTCCTGATGGGCGAAGGCCGCAAGGTCACCCTGGCCCTGATCATCGGCGCCGACGCCTGA
- a CDS encoding YciI family protein, with protein sequence MRFMIIVKATPDTEAGIMPDDALFAAMGDYNQELARAGVLLDANGLRPSSDGWRIRYREGRRRVTDGPFAETKELIAGYTLIGVRSREEAMEWSRRFPNPHGEFADAEIEVRQLYEAGDLPS encoded by the coding sequence ATGCGTTTCATGATCATCGTCAAGGCCACCCCCGACACGGAAGCCGGCATCATGCCGGACGACGCCCTGTTCGCGGCCATGGGCGACTACAACCAGGAACTGGCCCGCGCCGGCGTCCTGCTCGACGCCAATGGCCTGCGCCCGAGCAGCGACGGCTGGCGCATCCGCTACCGCGAAGGGCGCCGCAGGGTGACCGATGGCCCGTTCGCCGAGACCAAGGAGCTGATCGCCGGCTACACCCTGATCGGGGTGCGCAGCCGCGAGGAAGCCATGGAGTGGTCGCGCCGCTTCCCCAACCCGCACGGCGAATTCGCCGACGCCGAGATCGAAGTACGCCAGCTCTACGAAGCGGGCGACCTGCCCTCTTGA
- a CDS encoding peroxiredoxin: protein MAESPTAATIENFSASMTGGQTFELAGRPAKYTVLYFYPKDNTPGCTTESIAFREAYPEFQAVGADIYGISRDSLRSHEGFKGKLGLPFELISDPEETVCNRFGVMKMKNMYGKQVRGVERSTFIIDAQGRLVKEWRGVKVNDHVAEVLEFLKSQP from the coding sequence GTGGCCGAGAGCCCAACCGCCGCTACAATCGAGAACTTTTCCGCTTCCATGACGGGTGGCCAGACCTTCGAGCTGGCCGGACGTCCCGCGAAGTACACCGTGTTGTATTTCTATCCCAAGGACAACACGCCAGGCTGCACCACCGAAAGCATCGCCTTCCGCGAAGCCTATCCGGAGTTCCAGGCCGTTGGCGCCGACATCTACGGCATCAGCCGCGACAGCCTGCGCTCGCACGAGGGCTTCAAGGGCAAGCTCGGGCTGCCCTTCGAACTGATCTCGGATCCGGAAGAAACCGTGTGTAATCGCTTCGGTGTCATGAAGATGAAAAACATGTACGGCAAACAAGTGCGCGGCGTTGAGCGCAGTACGTTTATCATTGACGCTCAAGGCCGATTGGTGAAAGAATGGCGTGGCGTGAAAGTCAACGACCACGTGGCCGAAGTGCTGGAATTTCTGAAGAGCCAGCCCTGA
- a CDS encoding alpha-L-fucosidase — protein MKLLRPLPVALLLAASALPHAPAAESTPARKTLGVEARPIPPGPVQPAWDSLRAHYRVPEWFRDAKFGLFIHWGLYSVPAAQSEWYARHMVRTPGVIKQHAERFGPQDRFGYKDFIPMFKAERFDPDAWAALFEASGARYVIPVAEHHDGFAMYDSALTRWDAADMGPRRDLLGELMTSVRARGLKFGVSNHRMEHWGFMYPAEGLKTDLFDPAYADFYGPPQPQAAGMPSGLGEILEGGAAPQSAAFQEEWLLRTQEQIDKFRPDILWFDNGINPRALDAVKLRLAAYYYNRAAQWGKAVTLNSKHDAFLAGTVKDYERQWQAPHTPQAEVFQVDDALGDKWGYVAGMGHLSAQAVLYRLIDNVSRGGNLLLNISPRSDGTVPEDQAAVLREVGAWLKRNGEAIYGTRPWQPDHESIVRYTRKGDILYAILLAWPDETLNLMALPQNIGRASSVSLLGAATPVNFRQNDAGMHVTLPAQRVGRHAWVLKIEGLKPGAAAH, from the coding sequence ATGAAGCTGCTCCGACCACTACCTGTTGCGCTGCTGCTCGCGGCCAGCGCGCTCCCCCATGCGCCTGCCGCCGAGTCCACACCGGCGCGCAAGACACTCGGCGTCGAGGCCAGGCCGATTCCGCCGGGCCCGGTCCAGCCGGCCTGGGACTCGCTCAGGGCCCACTACCGGGTGCCCGAATGGTTCCGTGACGCCAAGTTCGGCCTGTTCATCCATTGGGGACTGTATTCGGTGCCGGCAGCGCAGAGCGAGTGGTACGCACGGCACATGGTCCGCACACCAGGCGTGATCAAGCAGCACGCGGAGCGCTTCGGCCCGCAGGACAGGTTCGGCTACAAGGACTTCATCCCGATGTTCAAGGCCGAGCGCTTCGATCCGGACGCGTGGGCGGCCCTGTTCGAGGCCTCAGGGGCCCGCTACGTGATTCCGGTCGCGGAGCACCACGACGGCTTCGCGATGTACGATTCGGCGCTGACGCGCTGGGATGCGGCGGACATGGGTCCCAGGCGCGACCTGCTGGGCGAACTGATGACCAGCGTGCGGGCGCGTGGACTGAAATTCGGGGTGTCGAATCACCGCATGGAGCATTGGGGCTTCATGTACCCCGCGGAAGGACTGAAAACCGACCTGTTCGATCCGGCCTATGCCGATTTCTACGGCCCGCCGCAGCCGCAGGCGGCCGGCATGCCCTCGGGCCTCGGCGAGATCCTCGAGGGCGGCGCGGCGCCGCAATCGGCGGCATTCCAGGAGGAGTGGCTGCTGCGCACCCAGGAACAGATCGACAAGTTCCGGCCCGATATCCTCTGGTTCGACAACGGCATCAATCCGCGTGCGCTGGATGCCGTCAAGCTCCGGCTCGCCGCGTATTACTACAACCGTGCCGCGCAATGGGGCAAGGCCGTCACCCTGAACTCGAAGCACGATGCCTTCCTCGCCGGCACGGTCAAGGACTACGAGCGCCAGTGGCAGGCGCCCCATACCCCACAAGCCGAGGTGTTCCAGGTCGACGATGCGCTGGGCGACAAATGGGGCTACGTCGCCGGCATGGGTCACCTGAGTGCGCAGGCCGTGCTGTACCGGCTGATCGACAACGTCAGCCGCGGCGGCAACCTGCTGTTGAACATCTCGCCCCGCAGCGACGGCACGGTGCCGGAAGACCAGGCCGCCGTGCTGCGCGAGGTCGGCGCCTGGCTGAAGCGAAACGGCGAAGCGATCTACGGCACCCGGCCATGGCAACCCGACCATGAGAGCATCGTGCGATACACGCGCAAGGGAGACATTCTGTACGCGATCCTGCTGGCCTGGCCCGACGAGACGCTGAACCTGATGGCGCTGCCGCAGAACATCGGTCGCGCCAGCTCGGTCAGCCTGCTGGGCGCGGCCACGCCGGTGAACTTCCGGCAGAATGACGCCGGGATGCACGTGACCCTGCCCGCGCAGCGCGTCGGGCGGCACGCCTGGGTACTGAAGATCGAGGGCCTGAAACCGGGCGCGGCCGCCCATTAG
- a CDS encoding MFS transporter translates to MSQPSQFSLLTQRRFGPFFWTQFLGAFNDNLFKTALLVALTFDTANWTSADPGMLNNLIAGLFILPFVLFSATAGQIADKFDKARMARFVKLLEIAIMLVAAVGWLTHSLWILIAAVVGMGLHSTLFGPVKYAYLPQHLKSEELVGGNGVIEMGTFVGILLGEVAGTLLVGVRPWGIELVAGGTLVCAVLGLAASWRIPASPAPAPELRISRNPFAESIRNLKFSRQNRTVFLSMLGNSWFWFYGALLLSQFPLYAKDYLHGDHSVIMLLLTVFSLGIGAGSLLCEKLSGHKVEIGLVPFGSIGLSLFGIDLYFASVAYAQANDAATVGALALLGLPGAWRIMLDLVLIGVFGGLFIVPLFALIQTRCDQKHVSRTIAGMNILNALFMVAAAGVAIVLLGQGFTIPEMFLVTALLNACVAVYIFSLVPEFLMRFLAWMLIHTGYRVRTIDADRIPDEGPAVLVCNHVSYVDALVIGAASPRPIRFVMDHRIFRTPFLRWIFRAAKAIPIAPGKEDPFMMERAFVDIAEALHQGELVCIFPEGKLTSTGEINEFRSGIARIVERSKVPVIPMALRGLWGSMFTRDPSNVFERSFARGVRSKLALAVGQPVSPEVASPEYLQQQVLALRGEWK, encoded by the coding sequence ATGAGCCAACCGAGCCAGTTTTCCCTGCTGACCCAGCGCCGTTTCGGCCCTTTTTTCTGGACCCAGTTTCTCGGCGCCTTCAACGACAACCTGTTCAAGACCGCGCTGCTGGTTGCGCTGACCTTCGACACCGCCAACTGGACCAGCGCCGACCCCGGCATGCTGAACAACCTGATCGCCGGCCTGTTCATCCTGCCCTTCGTGCTGTTCTCGGCGACTGCCGGCCAGATCGCCGACAAGTTCGACAAGGCGCGCATGGCGCGCTTCGTCAAGCTGCTGGAAATCGCCATCATGCTGGTGGCCGCGGTCGGCTGGCTGACGCACAGCCTGTGGATCCTGATTGCCGCCGTGGTCGGCATGGGCCTGCACTCGACCCTGTTCGGCCCGGTCAAGTACGCCTACCTGCCGCAGCACCTGAAATCTGAAGAACTGGTTGGCGGCAACGGCGTGATCGAGATGGGCACCTTTGTCGGCATCCTGCTGGGCGAGGTCGCGGGCACCCTGCTGGTCGGCGTGCGACCCTGGGGCATCGAGCTGGTCGCCGGCGGCACCCTGGTCTGCGCCGTGCTGGGCCTGGCGGCGAGCTGGCGCATCCCGGCCTCGCCGGCGCCGGCGCCGGAGCTGCGCATCAGCCGCAACCCCTTCGCCGAATCGATCCGCAACCTGAAGTTCTCGCGCCAGAACCGCACCGTGTTCCTGTCGATGCTGGGCAATTCCTGGTTCTGGTTCTACGGCGCGCTGCTGCTGTCGCAGTTCCCGCTGTATGCCAAGGATTACCTGCACGGCGACCACAGCGTGATCATGCTGCTGCTGACCGTGTTCTCGCTCGGCATCGGCGCCGGTTCGCTGCTGTGCGAAAAGCTGTCCGGCCACAAGGTCGAGATCGGCCTGGTGCCCTTCGGCTCGATCGGCCTGTCGCTGTTCGGCATCGACCTGTATTTCGCCAGCGTGGCGTATGCGCAGGCCAACGACGCCGCGACCGTGGGCGCGCTTGCACTGCTGGGCCTGCCGGGCGCGTGGCGCATCATGCTCGACCTGGTCCTGATCGGCGTGTTCGGCGGCCTGTTCATCGTGCCCCTGTTCGCCCTGATCCAGACCCGCTGCGACCAGAAGCACGTCTCGCGCACCATCGCCGGCATGAACATCCTGAACGCGCTGTTCATGGTGGCGGCCGCCGGCGTGGCGATCGTGCTGCTGGGGCAGGGCTTCACCATCCCCGAGATGTTCCTAGTGACCGCGCTGCTCAACGCCTGCGTGGCGGTGTACATCTTCTCGCTGGTGCCGGAATTCCTGATGCGCTTCCTGGCCTGGATGCTGATCCACACCGGCTACCGCGTGCGCACCATCGATGCCGACCGCATCCCGGACGAAGGCCCGGCGGTGCTGGTCTGCAACCACGTGAGCTATGTCGACGCGCTCGTCATCGGCGCCGCCAGCCCGCGCCCGATCCGCTTCGTGATGGACCACCGCATTTTCAGGACCCCCTTCCTGCGCTGGATCTTCCGCGCGGCCAAGGCGATCCCGATCGCACCGGGCAAGGAGGATCCGTTCATGATGGAGCGGGCCTTCGTCGACATCGCGGAAGCGCTGCACCAGGGGGAGCTGGTGTGCATCTTCCCCGAGGGCAAGCTCACGAGTACCGGCGAGATCAACGAATTCCGCAGCGGCATCGCCCGGATCGTCGAGCGCAGCAAGGTGCCGGTGATCCCGATGGCCCTGCGCGGGCTGTGGGGCAGCATGTTTACGCGCGACCCGTCGAACGTGTTCGAGCGCTCGTTCGCGCGCGGGGTCCGCTCGAAGCTGGCGCTGGCGGTGGGACAGCCGGTGTCGCCCGAGGTGGCCTCGCCGGAGTATCTGCAGCAGCAGGTGCTGGCCTTGCGGGGGGAGTGGAAGTAG
- a CDS encoding dehydrogenase, whose protein sequence is MPHMLLIHEPVGQRATRSEDEGRAVYQRMLRWGEDLRSRGLLLAAESLASTDKAARVTAANGKARVIDGPFAEAKEMVGGFFLVNVDTREQAIALAQQCPAAEWATVEVRGLAPCFDR, encoded by the coding sequence ATGCCGCACATGCTCTTGATCCACGAACCCGTCGGCCAGCGCGCCACCCGCAGCGAGGACGAAGGCCGCGCCGTCTACCAGCGCATGCTGCGCTGGGGCGAAGACCTGCGCAGCCGCGGCCTGCTGCTGGCGGCCGAGTCGCTGGCCTCGACCGACAAGGCGGCGCGCGTCACGGCAGCGAACGGGAAGGCCCGGGTCATCGACGGCCCCTTCGCGGAAGCCAAGGAGATGGTCGGCGGCTTCTTCCTGGTGAACGTCGACACGCGCGAACAGGCGATCGCGCTGGCGCAACAGTGTCCGGCGGCGGAATGGGCGACGGTGGAGGTACGGGGACTGGCGCCCTGCTTCGACCGCTAG
- a CDS encoding PhoH family protein, with amino-acid sequence MPLPKMPSKPATMLLAKDYPKAEPGKSPVRPAAAKADADLEDLISGQAVPSPKASKARKTRAAAPAAAAATAAAANDAAGATGAAPVNVVNAPAAAAPAGEAPLAKGPSRKSKDGAGARLREVEADQPHPVKHKPLEVTVKSSTSRKADKSGTTKVFVLDTNVLMHDPTSLFRFEEHDVYLPMMTLEELDNHKKGMSEVARNARQVARTLDALIANVDDDAIEAGIPLAKLGNKDARGRLYFQTNLDSAPLPEGLPSGKADNQILGVVRALEDRMAGRAIVLVSKDINMRIKARALGLPAEDYFNDHVLEDTDLLYSGIVQLPDDFWLKHGKDMESWQENKNGNSATYYRVTGPVIPTLLVNQFVFIEPQGGEAPFYGQVKQINGKTAVFQTLRDYSHNKNNVWGITARNREQNFALNLLMNPECDFVTLLGQAGTGKTLLALAAGLAQVLETKQYNEIIVTRVTVPVGEDIGFLPGTEEEKMSPWMGAFDDNLEVLMKSDSDGGDWGRAATQDLIRSRIKIKSLNFMRGRTFVNKFLIIDEAQNLTPKQMKTLVTRAGPGTKILCLGNIAQIDTPYLTEGSSGLTYVVDRFKGWSHSGHVTLARGERSRLADHASDVL; translated from the coding sequence ATGCCACTGCCAAAAATGCCAAGCAAGCCAGCAACCATGCTGCTGGCAAAAGATTACCCCAAGGCCGAGCCGGGCAAGTCGCCCGTGCGCCCGGCGGCCGCCAAGGCCGATGCCGACCTCGAAGACCTGATCAGCGGCCAGGCCGTGCCTTCGCCCAAGGCAAGCAAGGCGCGCAAGACCAGGGCTGCGGCACCGGCCGCCGCGGCCGCGACAGCCGCGGCAGCCAATGATGCCGCTGGCGCCACTGGCGCCGCGCCGGTCAATGTAGTGAACGCCCCCGCCGCCGCCGCACCTGCCGGCGAAGCGCCGCTGGCCAAGGGCCCGTCGCGCAAGTCGAAGGACGGCGCCGGCGCGCGCCTGCGCGAGGTCGAGGCCGACCAGCCGCACCCGGTCAAGCACAAGCCGCTCGAAGTCACGGTCAAGTCCTCCACCAGCCGCAAGGCCGACAAGAGCGGCACCACCAAGGTCTTCGTGCTCGACACCAACGTCCTGATGCACGATCCGACCTCGCTGTTCCGTTTCGAGGAACACGACGTCTACCTGCCGATGATGACCCTCGAGGAGCTCGACAACCACAAGAAAGGCATGTCGGAAGTGGCGCGCAATGCCCGCCAGGTGGCGCGCACGCTCGACGCCCTGATCGCCAACGTCGACGACGACGCGATCGAAGCCGGCATTCCGCTGGCCAAGCTCGGCAACAAGGACGCGCGCGGCCGCCTCTATTTCCAGACCAACCTGGATTCCGCGCCGCTGCCGGAAGGCCTGCCCTCGGGCAAGGCCGACAACCAGATCCTGGGCGTGGTGCGCGCGCTGGAAGACCGGATGGCGGGGCGCGCCATCGTACTGGTGTCGAAAGACATCAATATGCGCATCAAGGCGCGTGCGCTGGGCCTGCCGGCCGAGGATTACTTCAACGACCACGTGCTGGAAGACACTGACCTGCTGTACTCGGGCATCGTCCAGCTGCCGGACGATTTCTGGCTCAAGCACGGCAAGGACATGGAGTCCTGGCAAGAGAACAAGAACGGCAATTCGGCCACCTACTACCGCGTGACCGGCCCGGTGATCCCGACCCTGCTGGTGAACCAGTTCGTGTTCATCGAGCCGCAGGGCGGCGAAGCACCCTTCTACGGCCAGGTGAAGCAGATCAACGGCAAGACCGCGGTGTTCCAGACCCTGCGCGACTACAGCCACAACAAGAACAACGTGTGGGGCATCACCGCGCGCAACCGCGAGCAGAACTTCGCGCTGAACCTCCTGATGAATCCGGAGTGCGACTTCGTCACCCTGCTGGGCCAGGCCGGTACCGGCAAGACCCTGCTGGCGCTGGCGGCGGGCCTGGCGCAAGTGCTGGAAACCAAGCAGTACAACGAGATCATCGTCACCCGCGTCACGGTGCCGGTGGGCGAGGACATCGGCTTCCTGCCGGGTACCGAGGAAGAAAAGATGTCGCCGTGGATGGGCGCCTTCGACGACAACCTGGAAGTCTTGATGAAGTCCGACAGCGACGGCGGCGACTGGGGCCGCGCCGCCACCCAGGACCTGATCCGCTCGCGCATCAAGATCAAGTCGCTGAACTTCATGCGCGGCCGCACCTTCGTGAACAAGTTCCTCATCATCGACGAGGCGCAGAACCTGACGCCGAAGCAGATGAAGACCCTGGTCACGCGCGCCGGTCCCGGCACCAAGATCCTGTGCCTCGGTAACATCGCCCAGATCGACACGCCTTACCTCACCGAAGGTTCGAGCGGCCTGACCTACGTGGTCGACCGCTTCAAGGGCTGGAGCCACAGCGGCCACGTCACCCTGGCGCGCGGCGAACGCTCGCGCCTGGCCGACCACGCCAGCGACGTGCTGTAG
- a CDS encoding pyridoxal phosphate-dependent aminotransferase — protein MRPILKSNKLDDVCYEIRGPALETARQMEDDGQKIIKLNIGNLAVFGFDPPDEIVHDMIRNMHGAAGYTDSKGMFAPRKAVMHYTQGKNIADVGIDDIYLGNGASELIVMAMQGLLNTGDEVLVPAPDYPLWTAAVSLAGGAPVHYVCDEGAGWLPDIEDMRRKITPNTRAIVVINPNNPTGALYPREILLEIIELARQHGLIVYADEIYDKTLYDGAEHVSMASLAEDVLFVTLNGLSKNYRSCGYRAGWMVVSGEKRHARDYIEGLNMLASMRLCANAPGQFAIQTALGGYQSIADLVGPGGRLLKQRDLAHKLLTDIPGVSCVKPKAALYMFPRLDPKMYPITDDQQFICELLSEEKVLLVQGTGFNWIAPDHFRLVFLPNSDDLTDACGRIARFLDGYRRRHAR, from the coding sequence TTGCGACCGATCCTGAAATCGAACAAGCTCGACGACGTCTGCTACGAGATCCGCGGCCCGGCCCTCGAAACGGCCCGCCAGATGGAAGACGACGGCCAGAAGATCATCAAGTTGAACATCGGCAACTTGGCCGTGTTCGGTTTCGATCCGCCCGACGAGATCGTGCACGACATGATCCGCAACATGCATGGCGCCGCCGGCTATACCGATTCGAAGGGCATGTTCGCGCCGCGCAAGGCGGTGATGCACTACACCCAGGGCAAGAACATCGCCGACGTCGGCATCGATGACATTTACCTGGGCAATGGCGCCTCGGAACTGATCGTGATGGCCATGCAGGGCCTGCTGAACACCGGCGACGAAGTGCTGGTGCCGGCGCCGGACTATCCGCTGTGGACCGCGGCCGTCAGCCTGGCGGGCGGCGCCCCGGTGCACTACGTGTGCGACGAAGGCGCCGGCTGGCTGCCCGACATCGAGGACATGCGCAGGAAGATCACGCCGAACACGCGCGCGATCGTGGTCATCAACCCGAACAATCCGACCGGCGCCCTGTACCCGCGCGAGATCTTGCTCGAGATCATCGAACTGGCGCGCCAGCACGGGCTGATCGTCTACGCCGACGAGATCTACGACAAGACCCTGTACGACGGCGCCGAGCACGTGTCGATGGCCTCGCTGGCCGAGGACGTCCTGTTCGTGACCCTGAACGGCCTGTCGAAGAACTACCGTTCCTGCGGCTACCGTGCCGGCTGGATGGTGGTCTCGGGCGAGAAACGCCACGCCCGGGACTACATCGAGGGCCTGAACATGCTGGCCTCGATGCGCCTGTGCGCCAACGCGCCGGGCCAGTTCGCGATCCAGACCGCGCTCGGCGGCTACCAGAGCATCGCCGACCTGGTCGGCCCGGGCGGGCGTCTCCTGAAACAGCGCGACCTCGCGCACAAGCTGCTTACCGATATTCCGGGCGTGTCCTGCGTCAAGCCAAAAGCGGCGCTGTACATGTTCCCACGCCTCGACCCGAAGATGTACCCGATCACGGACGACCAGCAGTTCATCTGCGAACTGCTGTCCGAGGAAAAAGTGCTGCTGGTGCAAGGCACCGGCTTCAACTGGATCGCCCCGGACCATTTCCGGCTGGTGTTCCTGCCTAATTCCGACGACCTGACCGACGCCTGCGGACGCATTGCGCGTTTCCTGGACGGTTACCGGCGGCGCCATGCGCGCTGA
- a CDS encoding EamA family transporter: MNPSAFAFIITGVILNAAAQLLLKAGTNALGGAIHLTRDNWFMTGLKVASQWPIVLGMLCYGVSLVVWILGLSRTDVTIAYPMLSLGYVIGAFGAWMFLGEVISPQRMLAIGVIMLGVVLLARS, encoded by the coding sequence ATGAATCCCTCGGCATTTGCCTTCATCATCACCGGCGTCATCCTCAACGCCGCCGCCCAGCTCCTGCTCAAGGCCGGCACCAACGCCCTCGGCGGCGCCATCCACCTCACCCGCGACAACTGGTTCATGACCGGCCTGAAGGTCGCCAGCCAATGGCCGATCGTGCTGGGCATGCTGTGCTACGGCGTCTCGCTGGTGGTCTGGATCCTGGGCCTGTCGCGCACCGATGTGACCATCGCCTATCCGATGTTGTCGCTCGGCTACGTCATCGGCGCCTTCGGGGCCTGGATGTTCCTGGGCGAAGTGATCTCGCCCCAGCGCATGCTGGCGATCGGCGTGATCATGCTGGGCGTGGTGTTGCTGGCACGTAGCTAA
- a CDS encoding homoserine dehydrogenase, whose protein sequence is MKPIKVGLLGIGTVGAGTFNVLQRNQEDIRRRAGRGIEITMVAARNLEKARKIVGAGVEVVGDPFAVVNNPEVDIVVELIGGYELPRELVLQAIANGKHVVTANKALLALHGNEIFAAAQEKGVTVAFEAAVAGGVPIIKALREGLTANRIESVAGIINGTTNFILSEMREKGLDFATVLKQAQELGYAEADPTFDIEGVDAAHKLTLMSAIAFGIPVQFDKAYIEGISQLQATDIRYAEQLGYRIKLLGITRRTRTEGKEGIELRVHPTLIPAARLIANVEGAMNAVLVQADAVGASLYYGKGAGAEPTASSVIADLVDVTRLATVDPYCRVPHLAFQPNQMTDVAIMPMDEITTSYYLRVYVKDQLGVMADLTRILADAGISIDAVLQKEPGNQVNLDIIMLTHQTREKNINAAIEKIETLPAVIGKVTRIRLETLA, encoded by the coding sequence ATGAAACCCATCAAAGTAGGCCTCCTGGGCATCGGCACCGTCGGTGCCGGCACCTTCAACGTTCTTCAACGCAACCAGGAGGACATCCGCCGCCGCGCCGGCCGCGGTATCGAGATTACGATGGTGGCGGCGCGCAACCTGGAGAAGGCGCGCAAGATCGTCGGCGCCGGCGTGGAAGTCGTGGGCGACCCGTTTGCGGTGGTGAACAATCCGGAGGTCGACATCGTCGTCGAGCTGATCGGCGGCTATGAATTGCCGCGCGAACTGGTGCTGCAGGCCATCGCCAACGGCAAGCATGTGGTGACGGCCAACAAGGCCTTGCTGGCGCTGCACGGCAACGAGATCTTCGCCGCGGCCCAGGAAAAGGGCGTGACGGTGGCCTTCGAGGCGGCGGTGGCCGGCGGCGTGCCGATCATCAAGGCGCTGCGCGAAGGCCTGACCGCCAACCGCATCGAATCGGTGGCCGGCATCATCAACGGCACCACCAATTTCATCCTGTCGGAAATGCGCGAGAAGGGCCTGGACTTCGCCACCGTGTTGAAGCAGGCCCAGGAACTGGGCTATGCGGAAGCCGACCCGACCTTCGACATCGAGGGCGTGGACGCGGCGCACAAACTGACCCTCATGTCGGCGATCGCCTTCGGCATCCCGGTGCAGTTCGACAAGGCCTATATCGAGGGCATCAGCCAGTTGCAGGCGACCGACATCCGCTACGCCGAGCAACTCGGCTACCGCATCAAGCTGCTGGGCATCACGCGCCGCACCCGCACCGAGGGCAAGGAAGGCATCGAACTGCGCGTGCACCCGACCCTGATCCCGGCGGCGCGCCTGATCGCCAACGTCGAAGGCGCCATGAACGCGGTGCTGGTGCAGGCCGACGCGGTCGGCGCCTCGCTTTATTACGGCAAGGGCGCGGGAGCGGAGCCGACCGCATCGAGCGTGATCGCCGACCTCGTCGACGTCACCCGCCTGGCCACCGTCGACCCGTATTGCCGCGTGCCGCACCTGGCCTTCCAGCCGAACCAGATGACCGATGTCGCCATCATGCCGATGGACGAGATCACCACCAGCTACTACCTGCGCGTCTACGTGAAGGACCAGCTCGGGGTGATGGCCGACCTGACCCGCATCCTGGCCGACGCCGGCATCTCGATCGACGCGGTGTTGCAGAAAGAGCCGGGCAACCAGGTCAACCTCGACATCATCATGCTCACCCACCAGACCCGCGAGAAGAACATCAACGCGGCGATCGAGAAGATCGAGACGCTGCCGGCGGTGATCGGCAAGGTGACGCGCATCCGTCTCGAGACCCTGGCCTGA